Proteins encoded together in one Urocitellus parryii isolate mUroPar1 chromosome 3, mUroPar1.hap1, whole genome shotgun sequence window:
- the LOC113178520 gene encoding olfactory receptor 7A17-like, with amino-acid sequence MEPENNTRVSEFCLLGFSEDPELQPLIFGLFLSMYLVTVLGNLLIILVTISDSHLHTPMYFFLSNLSFVDTCFTSTTVPKMLANIQTQSKVITYKSCITQMSFFLVFAELDNFLLAVMAYDRFVAICHPLHYTVIMNPRLCGLLVLVCWILSVLHALLHSLMVLRLSFCRDIEIPHFFCEPNHVVQLACSDTFLNDKLMDFTALLLASIALIGILYSYSKIVSSIRAISSARGKYKAFSTCASHLSIVSLFYGTGLGVYLSSAITQSSHSSATASVMYTVVTPMLNPFIYSLRNKDIKKSLKNLFGG; translated from the coding sequence ATGGAACCAGAAAACAATACAAGAGTATCAGAATTCTGTCTTTTGGGATTTTCAGAGGACCCAGAACTGCAGCCTCTCATCTTTGGCcttttcctgtccatgtacctggtcactgtgctggggaacctgctTATCATCCTGGTCACCATctcagactcccacctgcacacgcccatgtacttcttcctctccaacctgtcctttgtggacacctgcttcacctccaccaccGTCCCCAAGATGCTGGCAAacatccagacacagagcaaggTCATTACCTACAAAAGTTGCATCACCCAGATGAGCTTCTTTTTGGTTTTTGCAGAGTTGGACAACTTCCTCCTggctgtgatggcctatgacaggtttgtggccatctgccacccaCTGCACTACACTGTCATCATGAATCCCAGGCTCTGTGGTTTGCTGGTTCTAGTGTGCTGGATCCTGAGTGTCCTGCATGCCTTGTTACATAGCTTAATGGTGTTGCGACTGTCCTTCTGCAGAGACATAGAAATACCCCactttttctgtgaacctaaTCATGTGGTTCAACTTGCCTGTTCTGACACCTTTCTTAATGACAAATTGATGGATTTTACTGCCCTGTTGTTGGCTTCTATTGCCCTCATTGGCATCCTGTACTCCTACTCCAAGATCGTGTCCTCCATCCGTGCAATCTCATCAGCTCGGGGCAaatacaaagccttctccacctgtgcatctCACCTGTCCATTGTCTCCTTATTTTATGGCACAGGCCTGGGTGTGTACCTGAGTTCTGCAATAACCCAGAGCTCACACTCCAGTGCAACAGCCTCggtgatgtacactgtggtcacccccatgctgaaccccttcatctacagtctgaggaataaagacataaaaaaatctctgaaaaatCTTTTTGGAGGGTAA
- the LOC113178099 gene encoding olfactory receptor 7C2-like, whose product MERGNQTEADNFILLGFTDDPDLQSLLFGLFLSMYLVTVLGNLLIILATISDSHLHTPMYFFLSNLSLADIGFTSTTIPKTLRNMHTHSKGITFAGCVSQIYFFVLFGCQDNLLLTVMAYDRFLAICHPLHYMVIMNPRLCLLMALGSWLVSVLGSLPETLTVLRLSFCTNVKIPLFFCDLPEVLKLSCSDTLINNVVVYSVTIILAVFPLSGILLSYSQIFSSILRISSAEGKYKAFSTCGSHLLVVSLFYGTGLGVYLSSAAAPSSRMSLMASVLYTMVTPMLNPFIYSLRNRDIKVALGRVLRKMVPLN is encoded by the coding sequence ATGGAAAGAGGAAACCAAACAGAAGCTGACAACTTCATCCTCCTGGGATTCACAGACGACCCTGACCTGCAGTCCCTCCTCTTTGGCcttttcctgtccatgtacctggtcactgtgctggggaacctgctcatcatcctggccaccatctcagactcccaccttcacacacccatgtacttcttcctctccaacctgtccctGGCTGACATTggcttcacctccaccaccatccccaagaCTCTCAGGAACATGCACACTCACAGCAAAGGGATCACCTTTGCAGGCTGCGTctcacagatttatttttttgttttgtttggatgcCAGGATAATTTGCTCTTGacagtgatggcctatgaccgcttcttggccatctgtcaccccctgcACTACATGGTCATCATGAACCCACGGCTCTGTCTGCTCATGGCTCTGGGGTCCTGGTTGGTCAGTGTCCTGGGCTCCCTGCCAGAGACCTTGACTGTCTTGAGGCTGTCCTTTTGCACAAATGTGAAAATCCCTCTCTTTTTCTGTGATCTTCCTGAGGTTCTGAAGCTCTCCTGCTCTGACACACTCATCAACAATGTAGTGGTGTACTCTGTGACCATCATCCTAGCTGTTTTCCCTCTCAGTGGCATCCTCCTCTCCTATTCTCAGATTTTCTCCTCCATCCTGAGGATCTCATCAGCTGAGGggaagtacaaagccttctccacctgtgggtctcacctcCTGGTGGTCTCCTTGTTCTATGGCACTGGCCTTGGGGTCTACCTCAGTTCTGCTGCTGCACCATCCTCTAGGATGAGTCTCATGGCCTCAGTGCTCTACACcatggtcacccccatgctgaaccctttcatctacagtctgaggaacagGGACATCAAGGTGGCTCTGGGGAGAGTCCTCAGAAAGATGGTGCCTCTCAACTAA